The nucleotide window ATGAGAAGGGTTACTTAGATTCTGTATCAAGTTTTGTTACCTCCAAGGCCAAGGCAGTCTTGTCATATGCATTGGGCACTCTCTTCTGAATAGCCCTGGCATAGACTGGGCCGTTCTGAAGGTTTGGTAGGGATGTGGGCTGAGCGTACTGGCTGGGGTCTCCCAACAAtggaaggccaggctggggggTACCAGGGTTGTCTGTGTTTCCTATAGACCCTCCTGCCACACTAGAGCATCCTGTTAATGCCCCTGCTGTCGAGGTGGGGGAGGCCGGACGGTACTTCTCCACATAGGGTACAGGGATCATGCCAGCTCGGCCCTCTCCGTTTTGGGCGTTCCACCACTGCTCCTCAGGCTTCTCCAGCACACGCAGCACCTCACCCTTCCGGAAGGGGAGGTCCTCATCATCATTCCCGGGGAAGTCAAAGAGCGCTCGGACAAACTCATCCTCTAGCCGAGGAGGAGGGCCGCTAACCAGGGAGAGATGTTTGGACCTGATGATTGGTTCAATCAGCGTAGTGGTGTCCAGGTAATGGATCTTATAGAACTCGAGCAGGGCGGGGAGGGCCTCAAACTCCTGGTCCCCAATACGGAACTTTGGAGCCGTCAAACctggagaggacagggtcaCAGTGTGTGGTAAAGGTTAGTAGTAGCTAGGTTAAGGGTTAGAGGGGGAGACATCTGTACCAGCTTTGACAACATCATGATAGCACTAATCCAACTATGAGGTTGAGTGGCTGATTATTTCAGGTTATTTCTCTGTGTGAGAGTATGCTGATGTGTTCACTGAAATAAGTTCAGTGATCACTTTCAAATAGCGATATTGGTGGCAGTTCATGGTGTCTGCTCCAAAGGAACCTGAATGACTTGGCAGCAATAAAGGCATGTATTAACCTAGCGTCCCATACAATCTATGGGCCAGTATTTTCACGACAGCACATATATGCCAGATGTTTTCTTACCTGAACCAGATTGGCGGTTGTTGCTGATGCTGTTGATTATGTAATGCGAGACTTTAGAATTTTCTGAAACGGACAGCACATAGTCGCCGGGGCTAGTGATCGAGTCTCGGACCAGAAACACCCCGTGCCTCTGTCCTTGCAAGAGAGAAACAGCCTCCTGCCTACTGAGTCTTCCCCAGTACCAACTTGCACGGTCCTCTGCATCAAAATGTCCAGCCATGACTCACTCCTACGCCGATGCTTCACAGGCCTTTCCTTTGCCTCCTCTTATCCCCAACCAACGTTCAACTCATACAAAAACTTTAGCGCGTAGAACACGTTTGGAAAAATGAGACATTTGCAACTCGCCGGCCCGTTTATTTATATTACTACGTAAAAGGACCGTCGTACCACGCGCAGCAATTAATTGAATTT belongs to Hypomesus transpacificus isolate Combined female chromosome 15, fHypTra1, whole genome shotgun sequence and includes:
- the crk gene encoding adapter molecule crk codes for the protein MAGHFDAEDRASWYWGRLSRQEAVSLLQGQRHGVFLVRDSITSPGDYVLSVSENSKVSHYIINSISNNRQSGSGLTAPKFRIGDQEFEALPALLEFYKIHYLDTTTLIEPIIRSKHLSLVSGPPPRLEDEFVRALFDFPGNDDEDLPFRKGEVLRVLEKPEEQWWNAQNGEGRAGMIPVPYVEKYRPASPTSTAGALTGCSSVAGGSIGNTDNPGTPQPGLPLLGDPSQYAQPTSLPNLQNGPVYARAIQKRVPNAYDKTALALEVGDMVKVTKINVNGQWEGECKGKRGHFPFTHVKLLDQHHPEEELS